The Pseudophryne corroboree isolate aPseCor3 chromosome 2, aPseCor3.hap2, whole genome shotgun sequence genome has a segment encoding these proteins:
- the ID3 gene encoding DNA-binding protein inhibitor ID-3 yields MKAISPVRSMASCYQAVCCLSEQSLSIARSSSHKGPGVDEPMGLLYDMNDCYSKLRELVPGIPQGSKLSQVEILQHVIDYIFDLQIVLGEEQQHSVSSTILSLQKSDFSEMSTKGDASICH; encoded by the exons ATGAAAGCCATCAGCCCTGTGAGATCAATGGCCAGCTGCTACCAGGCTGTCTGCTGCCTGTCGGAGCAGAGTCTGAGCATCGCCAGGAGTAGTAGCCACAAGGGACCAGGCGTTGACGAGCCGATGGGTCTTCTCTATGATATGAATGACTGCTACTCCAAGCTCCGGGAGCTGGTCCCTGGGATACCCCAAGGCAGCAAACTCAGCCAAGTAGAGATCCTGCAACACGTTATTGACTACATCTTCGACCTCCAGATAGTGTTGGGCGAGGAGCAGCAACACAGCGTTAGCAGCACCATTCTCTCCTTACAA AAGTCTGATTTCTCAGAAATGTCAACGAAAGGAGATGCCAGTATCTGCCACTGA